The following proteins are encoded in a genomic region of Drosophila miranda strain MSH22 chromosome 4, D.miranda_PacBio2.1, whole genome shotgun sequence:
- the LOC117188904 gene encoding uncharacterized protein LOC117188904, whose translation MSENSFNSKYLDDDDEHDEDDAIAASEGKVSSQLAKRIWQPTIDDITPGVWEPPEKPLPHVEEDAPMSAEALAEALAVSEIASDFIHEVERALYGDNSKDPENGSAQYFKAAENYSLFGANYMGLEEDKTKKPPPGFDQISSQIAAGSAGVSGQSYSGGPSSSGMGGMAMSQQPQHKAANQPGPAALLPQQQHHPRHYSPATLPRVIAEAAALAGAGAGIDIGLHAHGHLPIRGIYGTNGKGPHFGPPHFGGRK comes from the exons ATGTCGGAGAATAGCTTCAACTCAAAGTATttggacgatgacgatgagcACGATGAGGACGATGCGATTGCTGCCTCTGAGG GCAAAGTTTCGAGCCAGCTGGCCAAGCGCATCTGGCAGCCAACCATCGATGATATTACCCCTGGGGTCTGGGAGCCGCCCGAGAAGCCCCTGCCCCACGTGGAGGAGGATGCTCCGATGAGTGCCGAGGCCCTGGCGGAGGCTCTAGCGGTGAGCGAGATCGCCTCGGACTTTATACACGAAGTGGAGCGCGCTCTCTACGGCGACAACAGCAAGGATCCGGAAAACGGCTCCGCCCAGTACTTCAAGGCGGCCGAGAATTATTCGCTGTTTGGCGCCAACTACATGGGCTTGGAGGAGGACAAGACCAAAAAACCGCCGCCGGGCTTCGACCAAATCTCCAGTCAGATTGCGGCTGGATCGGCCGGAGTATCCGGCCAAAGCTACTCGGGG GGACCCTCTTCATCCGGAATGGGCGGCATGGCAATGtcccagcagccgcagcacaaGGCCGCGAATCAGCCAGGACCTGCAGCGCTGcttccacagcagcagcatcatccgCGTCATTATTCGCCAGCGACACTGCCCAGGGTCATAGCCGAGGCAGCAGCtctggctggagctggggctggcaTCGACATTGGCCTGCACGCCCATGGACATCTGCCCA TACGCGGCATCTACGGGACCAATGGCAAGGGACCACATTTCGGACCTCCACATTTCGGCGGTC
- the LOC117188905 gene encoding secretion-regulating guanine nucleotide exchange factor-like produces TESETRRPQRLTRHSFAPQLVRCIRGGGGHVLVLDTSGRVHACGWNNRGQLGLDSTEECHNEFQMIPSEYFEEVPIETVSCGWDISGGITLTKRLFVWGSNAFQQLGICQRGFMAVRRPLPVRLPKEEPALAISFGLRHCAVLTQDHKIYVFGRLRVMDPPPIELDITATTLHRCNTMKIQVHNPNELRIVALSSGQHHMLLKCVDLTQEGGSTKRILSLGDNKFGQSNAFLFEEDVRQLAVGWTHNAALLRNNEILMWGRNCYGQLGTGSISEQQAVPQPLSLRLPDGQTPARVHMGAEHGLLRTTAGEIYTWGWNEHGNCGSNSTENVCSPTLVEIPGRVKLAGAGSGFCYAISESSVN; encoded by the exons ACAGAAAGCGAGACGCGTAGGCCGCAGCGCCTGACCAGACACTCCTTCGCCCCCCAGCTGGTGCGCTGCATTCGCGGCGGCGGGGGGCACGTACTCGTCCTGGACACGAGCGGAAGGGTGCACGCCTGCGGCTGGAACAATCGCGGACAACTGGGCCTGGACTCGACGGAGGAGTGCCACAACGAGTTCCAGATGATTCCCTCAGAGTACTTTGAG GAGGTGCCCATTGAAACGGTTAGCTGCGGCTGGGACATCTCTGGCGGGATAACCCTGACCAAGCGACTCTTCGTGTGGGGCTCCAACGCCTTCCAGCAGCTGGGGATCTGCCAGCGCGGGTTCATGGCCGTCCGTCGGCCCCTCCCCGTGCGGCTGCCCAAGGAGGAGCCTGCGCTGGCCATCAGCTTCGGGCTGCGCCACTGCGCAGTGCTCACGCAGGACCACAAGATCTACGTGTTCGGGCGGCTGCGCGTCATGGACCCCCCGCCCATCGAGCTGGACATCACGGCCACCACCCTGCACCGCTGCAACACGATGAAGATCCAGGTGCACAATCCGAACGAGCTGCGCATCGTGGCCCTCTCCAGCGGCCAGCACCACATGCTGCTCAAGTGCGTGGACCTGACCCAGGAGGGCGGCAGCACCAAGCGGATTCTGTCTTTGGGCGACAACAAGTTCGGCCAGTCCAACGCCTTCCTCTTCGAGGAGGACGTGCGGCAGCTGGCCGTCGGCTGGACCCACAATGCGGCGCTGCTCCGCAACAACGAGATCCTCATGTGGGGCCGCAACTGCTACGGACAGCTGGGCACGGGCTCGATCAGCGAGCAGCAGGCGGTGCCCCAGCCACTGAGCCTCCGACTGCCCGACGGCCAGACGCCTGCTCGCGTGCACATGGGGGCAGAGCACGGCCTGCTGCGGACCACAGCCGGCGAGATCTACACCTGGGGCTGGAACGAGCACGGAAACTGTGGCAGCAACAGTACAGAGAATGT ATGCAGCCCTACACTCGTGGAAATCCCGGGACGCGTGAAGTTGGCCGGAGCTGGCTCGGGCTTCTGTTACGCCATTTCCGAGTCGtctgttaattaa